From Sander lucioperca isolate FBNREF2018 chromosome 14, SLUC_FBN_1.2, whole genome shotgun sequence, the proteins below share one genomic window:
- the hsd17b8 gene encoding estradiol 17-beta-dehydrogenase 8 isoform X2 — translation MAAATRLISRLTLVTGGGSGIGRAVCQRFASEGASVVVADISEESANETLGSLPSDLRGQAHRAAVVDVSSKESVKKLITSIQTQYFQPPSVCVNAAGITQDDFLLNMDEDHFDKVIQVNLKGSFLVIQAVAQALVACGAPKGSIVTVGSIVGKVGNIGQANYAASKAGVEGLTRTAAKELSRFGIRCNCVLPGFISTPMTDKVPEKVISKVQHAHR, via the exons ATGGCGGCTGCCACAAGGCTTATATCAAGGTTGACACTGGTCACTG GAGGAGGCAGTGGGATTGGACGGGCGGTGTGTCAGCGCTTCGCCTCCGAGGGCGCCTCCGTGGTGGTCGCTGACATCAGCGAGGAGTCGGCCAATGAGACCCTGGGGAGCCTGCCGAGTGACCTCAGAGGGCAGGCACACAGGGCGGCTGTGGTGGACGTGTCGTCAAAAGAGAGCGTAAAGAAGCTGATCACAAGTATACAG ACTCAGTACTTTCAGCCTCCCTCAGTGTGTGTGAACGCAGCTGGCATCACCCAGGACGACTTCCTGCTCAACATGGACGAGGATCACTTTGACAAAGTCATCCAGGTCAACCTGAAG GGTTCATTCTTGGTCATTCAGGCTGTTGCTCAGGCTCTGGTTGCCTGTGGAGCACCCAAAGGATCCATCGTTACTGTGGGCAGCATCGTGGGAAAG GTGGGAAACATTGGACAGGCAAATTACGCTGCCTCTAAAGCAGGAGTGGAGGGTTTAACAAGGACCGCTGCCAAAGAGCTCAGCAG GTTTGGGATTCGGTGTAATTGTGTGCTGCCAGGTTTCATATCGACTCCGATGACGGATAAAGTTCCAGAGAAGGTTATTAGCAAGGTACAGCACGCACA cagaTGA
- the hsd17b8 gene encoding estradiol 17-beta-dehydrogenase 8 isoform X1: MAAATRLISRLTLVTGGGSGIGRAVCQRFASEGASVVVADISEESANETLGSLPSDLRGQAHRAAVVDVSSKESVKKLITSIQTQYFQPPSVCVNAAGITQDDFLLNMDEDHFDKVIQVNLKGSFLVIQAVAQALVACGAPKGSIVTVGSIVGKVGNIGQANYAASKAGVEGLTRTAAKELSRFGIRCNCVLPGFISTPMTDKVPEKVISKMKSLVPLGRMGEPTEVADVCAFLASDDSRYITGASVEVTGGLFIG; encoded by the exons ATGGCGGCTGCCACAAGGCTTATATCAAGGTTGACACTGGTCACTG GAGGAGGCAGTGGGATTGGACGGGCGGTGTGTCAGCGCTTCGCCTCCGAGGGCGCCTCCGTGGTGGTCGCTGACATCAGCGAGGAGTCGGCCAATGAGACCCTGGGGAGCCTGCCGAGTGACCTCAGAGGGCAGGCACACAGGGCGGCTGTGGTGGACGTGTCGTCAAAAGAGAGCGTAAAGAAGCTGATCACAAGTATACAG ACTCAGTACTTTCAGCCTCCCTCAGTGTGTGTGAACGCAGCTGGCATCACCCAGGACGACTTCCTGCTCAACATGGACGAGGATCACTTTGACAAAGTCATCCAGGTCAACCTGAAG GGTTCATTCTTGGTCATTCAGGCTGTTGCTCAGGCTCTGGTTGCCTGTGGAGCACCCAAAGGATCCATCGTTACTGTGGGCAGCATCGTGGGAAAG GTGGGAAACATTGGACAGGCAAATTACGCTGCCTCTAAAGCAGGAGTGGAGGGTTTAACAAGGACCGCTGCCAAAGAGCTCAGCAG GTTTGGGATTCGGTGTAATTGTGTGCTGCCAGGTTTCATATCGACTCCGATGACGGATAAAGTTCCAGAGAAGGTTATTAGCAAG aTGAAGTCCTTGGTGCCTCTGGGGAGAATGGGTGAACCTACAG AGGTTGCTGATGTTTGTGCCTTTCTAGCTTCAGATGATTCTCGATACATCACCGGAGCCAGTGTTGAAGTGACAG GAGGACTTTTCATTGGATAA